The following coding sequences are from one Ornithorhynchus anatinus isolate Pmale09 chromosome 11, mOrnAna1.pri.v4, whole genome shotgun sequence window:
- the CCL17 gene encoding C-C motif chemokine 17: MHYLKTGLLIAFILGLSLPIIPAARGTNTGKECCSDYIKKPIKFCKLVSYQKTSVDCLKDAIVLNTIQNNTICANPNQPWVKSAVKYLKRRKSKTRPASHSC, translated from the exons ATGCACTACCTGAAGACAGGTCTCCTGATAGCCTTCATCCTGGGGCTTTCTCTTCCAATTATCCCAGCAG cgAGAGGCACGAACACCGGCAAGGAATGTTGCAGTGACTACATAAAGAAACCGATAAAATTCTGTAAGCTGGTGAGCTACCAAAAGACCTCCGTGGACTGCCTCAAGGATGCTATTGT GCTGAACACGATCCAGAATAATACCATCTGTGCCAATCCCAACCAGCCCTGGGTGAAGTCGGCAGTCAAATACTTGAAAAGAAGGAAATCGAAAACCAGACCGGCCTCCCACAGCTGCTGA